DNA sequence from the Vicia villosa cultivar HV-30 ecotype Madison, WI linkage group LG3, Vvil1.0, whole genome shotgun sequence genome:
aataagtaaataacAAAAGCAACTCTTCCTCAATAAAGACCGGAAATCAATGAACAAAAAAATTAGTTATCATTAAAATTGAATGTTATTTTACACAGTTGCttaacacaacttaaaccataaTCTTTGACATACCTTGGTTGTTAGAAGAGGAAAGCCTCTGCGCAGATTGAACCTCATCTGTGGAATTATTACATACAACGTAAGCATATAAATTGCATCAACCCACAGTACACTAACTGAAAGTTTACCTGGCAACCAAATTTTGACAAGGTTCCAGTCCCTGTCCTATCACCTTTGGAGGTACCTTGAGATATGATTTCTTGAACCAGATTAAGATACCCGTACTCCTCATGCCTCTCAAAGACTATTTTCGGAAGAAAAGAAAAGTTTTGAACCTCAAATTTTTTAGAAGCCGGTTTATTATCAATAGGTGAATCAGTATTCTGACTCAAGGACTCTGCTACAGAACTTCTTACACGCACATAAGTGGTGAAAGAATATCGGATGTTGTTTTCCACCTTAGGAAAAGATGAGTACCATGGCCGAAATACAGTGAAATCAATTGGCGGCATAAAAGTGTCACACTCAATGCTTGTGTGAATTTCTGTGATATGGATAGCTTCACATTCAGGTGCATTGAGAGCATCTCTATACACCAAAATAACGATATGTAAGTCTATAACCGAGAAAATACTAAACTTGAAAAGAAACAAGGAAAGACAAAACACCGAAATACCTAAATATTTCACCACCCCCAATAACAAATATTTTCTCAATTGAAGTGCAGTAAGGAGAAGCAGCTAAAAGTTCCAATGCAGTAGACATACTTCCACATACAACAACATCTTCCGCTGCTTTAACATCAAAACTACCCGAGCGAGTCAAAACAACATTAAGACGACCAGGAAGAGGCCTGAACCGAAGAGGGATACTCTCCCATGTTTTTCTTCCCATAACAACGGCATTCTTCTTCCCGGATTCGTTAGTCGTCGTAGTTATCTCTTTGAAAAACTTGAGATCGGTAGATAATCTCCATGGCAACTTTCCATCCTTACCAATGCCCATATCTTTGGTGGCAGCCACTACCACTTGGTAAGTCCTCTGTAGGTTAGGCATTGGGTTGATACCACCATTTCCATTTCCGTTGAACATTACAGAGGAATCAGCAGCCATAGCAGAACTTCGAAACCGTGATAATTTTAAAGATTGCTTTTGATGAAAACAGGGACTGCACAACCAATTCTTTTGGAAGTGCAGTGCAATCTGAAACCCGAAAAGTAAATATTATGAAATGTATGAACAATAACTTGCTAGTTGCTAGAATACACAAGAACAAACCCAAAAAAATTCAAGATTTCGGCATGAATTGAAGAAGAGGAAATTGAAGAACGACGAAACTAACCGATATGAAATTGAGGCGCGAAATTTTGAAATGGAGATGAGGTGAGAGTGAGTGAAGATGGAGATTTGTGTTCTGACTTGAGATAGTTGTGGGCGGAGAGATGAAACGGAGATGACGAGTAGAGATGACGACGGCGAGAAACTGGCGCCGGTACGACGGCGACGATAGAGATGACGACGGCGAGAAACTGGCGCCGGTACGACGGCGAGAAACTGGCGCCGGTACGACGGCGACGATAGGGTTTTGTTGAAAGTTTGCTACAGTTTGTGTTATACAACACAAGTACACAAGTGCGTTTTGTTAGGTACAGTACAAAATTGATTTAAGAATGGAAATTAAACAAAACTGCCACACAAACCAAAAGAAAATACCACATTGCCACGTgttaaaaaaaaataccaaaatgtCATTTTTACTGTTTAGAGTCGAACAGAGAGGTTCGCCACCCTTAACTAgctctatttttgtttttttattttaaataaagttttttaatttattaatattattaattaaatattgggTTAAAcgttattttgccccctgccatttgGGGCGAATCTCAAAAacaaccctgtaaaaaaaaaaacacagattcCGTCCCTGCCATTTGTAGATTCCCCTGTTTTGCCCCCTCACTGAATTTGCTCaacaaaaatgatgatgtggCGTGTTGTgttggattttttatt
Encoded proteins:
- the LOC131660403 gene encoding bifunctional dihydrofolate reductase-thymidylate synthase-like encodes the protein MAADSSVMFNGNGNGGINPMPNLQRTYQVVVAATKDMGIGKDGKLPWRLSTDLKFFKEITTTTNESGKKNAVVMGRKTWESIPLRFRPLPGRLNVVLTRSGSFDVKAAEDVVVCGSMSTALELLAASPYCTSIEKIFVIGGGEIFRDALNAPECEAIHITEIHTSIECDTFMPPIDFTVFRPWYSSFPKVENNIRYSFTTYVRVRSSVAESLSQNTDSPIDNKPASKKFEVQNFSFLPKIVFERHEEYGYLNLVQEIISQGTSKGDRTGTGTLSKFGCQMRFNLRRGFPLLTTKRVFWRGVVEELLWFISSSTNAKVLQEKGIHIWDDNASREFLDSIGLSEREEGDLGPVYGFQWRHFGARYTNMHNDYTGQGVDQLLDVINKIKHNPNDRRIILSAWNPADLKLMALPPCHMSAQFYVSNGELSCQMNQRSADMGLGVPFNIASYALLTCMIAHICDLVPGDFIHVLGDAHVYQTHVRPLQEQLHNLPKPFPTLKINSMKKDIDSFVATDFKLIDYDPHQKIEMKMAV